The genomic interval ATATTAATTTGTTTTTATCACGATTGTAAAAGAAAAAATCGCGATTGTAAATTTCTGCAACATCTTCAGGAGCCATTCCTTGTATTTCCACTTCACTGTCTTTACTAAAATTAACTTTCTTATAAATGAAATCATGCGCTTCGTTACCTTGAGTTGCAACGAAGGAAGAAAAAGTCGAGAAATCAAGAGTGGTAACACCTGGAGAAACCGCCGTTACAGTTACGGCAATATCCTTGAATACGCCAGGATCGGCGGTCAACGAAACTTTTACAGTAGCCGTACCTGCGCCAATGGCTTCTAATTTACCATCAGTGGCCGTTACTACGGATACATCGGATGAGGCCCATACGAGTGATTCGTCTCTAACGCTGTAGTCTGTCGGCAGGAAGGAGGTCAATAAGGTGACGATCTGATACTGTAATAATTCCAGAGAAGTTTGAGCTACTACGATTTCAGTAATCGGAATCACCAGTACTTCTACCGGAATCACTTTTTTCACATCCGGCTTTTCCACAGATGAAACGATAATCTCAGTACTGCCAAAGTCAAGCGCCTGCAATGTGCCTGTAACTTCATCAATGATCACAATACTTTCGTCTCCTGACTCCCAGATTACATTGAAAGGTATTTCTTCATTATAATTTTCTGGTAAGGCGTTTGCTCCCAGGCTCATAGACTGACCGAGTAACATGGATATTGTTTCTACGGTTGTAAGATTTGCGGGATTGATTACTTCAATCCCGGCAAGAGGAATAAACTCAACCACATCAACAGGTATGGTCCTTTTTAAACCTTCACTACTGGTAACATAAATAAAACATGCTCCATCGGCAACGGCTTTTACCAGACCGGTTGAACTGACCGTAACCACCGCTGTATTGCTGCTTTCCCATATAAAGGTCTGATTCGTGGGGCTTGCAATGACCTGAACTTCGTCACCTGCAATCAGGTTTAATTCCGTATGGGTGACAAAAATTTTATGTTCTATATCCCTGTCGGGACCTTCGGCACAACCCGAAAGCATCAAACAGCCGACAAAGACAACGACGCATGCATGAAACAAAAATCTATTCTTATCCTTATTCATTTCATTTTTATTTTTAATTGATTAATCTTCTTCTACACGTATCAATCTTTCTTCTACTTCCCTCCATGCACCAAAATTAACACCATCGGCACTTTGACGAAACCTGTAGCTCAGCCAGAATACGCGCATTGGGGTAAGGCCTTGTATCAGGGCAGGATCGTAACGGTTGTAATCCTCTTTAGGAATCATTTCCACTTCCATCATGGAATCATCATAAGGTGTAACGGTAACGGTGTTATCCTCATGTATCTGAACCACAACGGAGTTTTTGGCAAGACCTGCAGTAGTGATTTCGCTTGTATACGATTCGTTGCCGATCAACATCCTCACCTTATCTTTCGTTAACGGATGTACTGTTTTTGTACCGCTCATCACAAGCAATGGGTTGGACAGTTGGCCGCTTTTGGTGTATTCGGTTTTCGGATACTGGGTGGCATAATCATTCTCAATCGCTACACGGAACAGGACATCCTGTTTTTCCTCGTTCACCTCGTATTCCGATATGCTTACGATTTTCAGCGGAACGAAGTAGATCGAATCGGGCGACAGCCCATCCGGCCTGACTTTCACGGGCATTCTTGCATAGTGATCATCCGACTGCGCAGGTAATGTTACCGAGTAAGAGGAAATTTCATACCTATATGCTGGCAACAGTCTGGCATATTGATGCTCGTAATCATAGTTCAACATGTTGTACCTGTCTAACATTTCAGGATTCGG from Bacteroidales bacterium carries:
- a CDS encoding Ig-like domain-containing protein; translated protein: MNKDKNRFLFHACVVVFVGCLMLSGCAEGPDRDIEHKIFVTHTELNLIAGDEVQVIASPTNQTFIWESSNTAVVTVSSTGLVKAVADGACFIYVTSSEGLKRTIPVDVVEFIPLAGIEVINPANLTTVETISMLLGQSMSLGANALPENYNEEIPFNVIWESGDESIVIIDEVTGTLQALDFGSTEIIVSSVEKPDVKKVIPVEVLVIPITEIVVAQTSLELLQYQIVTLLTSFLPTDYSVRDESLVWASSDVSVVTATDGKLEAIGAGTATVKVSLTADPGVFKDIAVTVTAVSPGVTTLDFSTFSSFVATQGNEAHDFIYKKVNFSKDSEVEIQGMAPEDVAEIYNRDFFFYNRDKNKLIFTGASGEWDVMYSEKYKYIWITRENDLRPACNWIMGANFASAPVWHPDFGNGNYSGQRGNPKNRAYMVQIRDGVYQAHILLDQASFAIMIVRGWELVGGDWDSKVSAPGLTIVGAPLTKPANNEMGPEGGFIPGYYKVTYDANNQRLTLEIVD
- a CDS encoding DUF4361 domain-containing protein — translated: MKISVKIFIAGIIAFNFAGCDSDAIYQDEQYKPMVYLLSSGTENVYVASYTLNEESSEQYVTVGCGGSETNEKAIEVNIEPNPEMLDRYNMLNYDYEHQYARLLPAYRYEISSYSVTLPAQSDDHYARMPVKVRPDGLSPDSIYFVPLKIVSISEYEVNEEKQDVLFRVAIENDYATQYPKTEYTKSGQLSNPLLVMSGTKTVHPLTKDKVRMLIGNESYTSEITTAGLAKNSVVVQIHEDNTVTVTPYDDSMMEVEMIPKEDYNRYDPALIQGLTPMRVFWLSYRFRQSADGVNFGAWREVEERLIRVEED